In Vogesella indigofera, a single window of DNA contains:
- a CDS encoding methyl-accepting chemotaxis protein, giving the protein MTQSTRWGHLGNRIIGVAAVAVAVGFAVMIAIIAKQSYDAAVEQGNQLASEQAGRVADSVEAKLANGFAIPRSMAASVQGLQRAQAVERKVVDNILLSSLDNTPGIIGAWMIWEPNALDGRDDEFRRDWPKHDPTGRYTPYLTRGGDGKAALDVMMSSDRVAKFPEWQDRLTEYAPDYEKSGWGDFYFVPKSRGRDTITEPFFYDVQGKQVLESSLAVVMKDASGKMLGVSAVDLALDDLQKQFGAIRLYDTGYVRMVSEGGLFVVNPQPELVGKAVASGDPLAANLDKIRKGERFVYEDGGFTHFFYPIKVADSGQFWAAGVSVPTAAITATANSQRNTAIVVGVIALALIILVLTLLIRTLTRPLNTLAETMEQFASGKGDLTLRLTVSNRDEIGRTAAAFNRFIESLREMFIEVREQSLAVSRSAGQLADSAVQVEQSSAQQSDAASATAAGVEQVTVSVHHIADTAMLAESMARETGVLTEHSVATVDKVTGEIQRMTSNMQALAGRMGALGARSAEVSTIVGVIKDIADQTNLLALNAAIEAARAGEQGRGFAVVADEVRNLAGRTAEATVQISRIVNAISSETNDAVDEVKRSTELVSVSVGIAEEANVAMKGVYEKSVDLVDNIGDIASSTREQSNATSEIAQNVERISTMAQSNSEVAREVRAAVEQLREQSASLEALVGNFRL; this is encoded by the coding sequence ATGACGCAGAGTACACGTTGGGGGCATCTGGGGAACCGTATCATCGGCGTTGCCGCGGTGGCGGTGGCGGTCGGTTTTGCGGTGATGATCGCCATCATCGCCAAGCAAAGTTATGACGCCGCAGTCGAGCAGGGTAACCAGCTGGCTTCGGAGCAGGCCGGCCGCGTGGCGGACAGTGTCGAGGCCAAGCTGGCCAACGGCTTCGCCATTCCGCGCAGCATGGCCGCCAGCGTGCAGGGGCTGCAGCGCGCGCAGGCGGTGGAGCGCAAGGTTGTCGACAACATCCTGCTCAGCTCGCTGGACAATACGCCGGGCATCATCGGCGCGTGGATGATCTGGGAGCCGAACGCGCTGGACGGTCGCGACGACGAATTCCGCCGCGACTGGCCGAAGCACGACCCGACCGGGCGCTACACGCCGTACCTGACGCGCGGTGGCGACGGCAAGGCAGCGCTGGACGTGATGATGTCGAGCGACCGGGTGGCAAAATTCCCGGAGTGGCAGGACAGGCTCACCGAGTACGCACCGGACTATGAAAAATCCGGCTGGGGCGATTTCTACTTCGTGCCGAAATCGCGCGGCCGCGACACCATCACCGAGCCGTTCTTCTACGACGTGCAGGGCAAGCAGGTGCTGGAAAGCTCGCTGGCGGTGGTGATGAAGGACGCGTCCGGCAAGATGCTGGGGGTGTCCGCCGTCGATCTGGCGCTGGACGACCTGCAGAAGCAGTTCGGCGCCATCCGCCTGTATGACACCGGCTATGTACGCATGGTGTCCGAGGGCGGCCTGTTCGTGGTCAACCCGCAGCCGGAGCTGGTCGGCAAGGCGGTGGCCAGTGGCGATCCGCTTGCGGCCAACCTCGACAAGATCAGGAAGGGCGAGCGCTTCGTCTACGAAGACGGCGGTTTTACCCACTTCTTCTACCCGATCAAGGTGGCGGACAGCGGCCAGTTCTGGGCCGCGGGCGTCAGCGTGCCGACCGCGGCGATTACCGCCACCGCCAACAGCCAGCGCAATACCGCCATCGTGGTCGGCGTCATCGCGCTGGCGCTGATCATCCTGGTGCTGACGCTGCTGATCCGTACCCTGACGCGGCCGCTGAACACGCTGGCGGAAACCATGGAGCAGTTCGCCAGCGGCAAGGGCGACCTGACGCTGCGCCTCACCGTCAGCAACCGTGACGAAATCGGCCGCACCGCCGCCGCCTTCAACCGCTTCATCGAGAGCCTGCGCGAGATGTTCATCGAGGTGCGCGAGCAGAGCCTGGCGGTGAGCCGTTCCGCCGGCCAGCTGGCCGACTCCGCGGTGCAGGTGGAACAGTCGTCGGCGCAGCAGTCGGACGCCGCCAGCGCCACCGCCGCCGGCGTGGAGCAGGTCACCGTCAGCGTGCACCATATCGCCGATACCGCGATGCTGGCCGAGAGCATGGCGCGCGAAACCGGCGTGCTGACCGAGCACAGCGTGGCGACGGTAGACAAGGTCACCGGTGAGATCCAGCGCATGACCAGCAATATGCAGGCGCTGGCCGGACGCATGGGCGCGCTGGGTGCGCGTTCGGCGGAGGTCAGCACCATTGTCGGCGTGATCAAGGATATTGCCGATCAGACCAACCTGCTGGCGTTGAATGCCGCCATCGAGGCGGCGCGCGCCGGCGAACAGGGGCGCGGCTTTGCGGTGGTGGCGGACGAGGTGCGCAACCTCGCCGGTCGCACCGCCGAGGCCACGGTGCAGATCAGCCGCATCGTCAACGCCATCAGCAGCGAGACCAACGACGCGGTGGACGAGGTGAAGCGCAGTACCGAGCTGGTGTCGGTCAGCGTCGGCATCGCCGAGGAGGCCAACGTGGCGATGAAGGGCGTGTACGAGAAAAGCGTCGATCTGGTAGACAACATCGGCGATATCGCGTCGTCGACGCGGGAGCAGTCGAACGCCACCTCGGAAATCGCGCAGAACGTGGAGCGCATCAGCACCATGGCGCAGT